A genomic region of Pseudopipra pipra isolate bDixPip1 chromosome W, bDixPip1.hap1, whole genome shotgun sequence contains the following coding sequences:
- the LOC135405062 gene encoding macrophage immunometabolism regulator-like, with product MLENVKNCILWVENSTLLKMDINGKSRTTLSTLPVPLAEVSSAGKTEAEKPRCSSTPCSPMRQTISGYQILRMDSNYLVGFTTGEELLKLAQKYTGNEDNKGKSEPNLHSKQLDLGLACSSRLYKTRSRCYQPYEIPAVKGRRRRWMPSSGDKCTKALPYEPYKALHGPLPLCLLKGKKAHSKSLDYLNLDKMSIEEPADTDMLQYQLQHLTLRGDRPYVCRKQYMNYEA from the exons ATGTTGGAGAATGTGAAGAACTGTATCCTGTGGGTG gaGAATAGCACATTGCTTAAAATGGACATAAATGGAAAGTCCAGAACTACCCTATCTACCCTCCCTGTACCTCTTGCAGAGGTCAGTTCTGCAGGcaaaacagaagcagagaaacCACGATGTTCCAGCACCCCCTGCTCACCAATGCGACAGACAATTTCAGGCTATCAGATCCTTCGCATGGATTCTAACTACCTGGTTGGCTTCACGACTGGAGAGGAGCTGCTAAAATTAGCTCAAAAGTATACAGGAAATGAAGATAATAAAGGGAAATCTGAGCCTAACTTGCACTCTAAACAGCTCGATTTAGGACTTGCATGCTCCTCACGTTTATACAAAACTAGAAGTAGATGCTATCAGCCATATGAGATCCCAGCAGtaaaggggaggaggaggagatggatgCCCAGCTCGGGGGATAAATGCACTAAGGCTTTACCATATGAACCTTACAAGGCACTTCATGGTCCCCTGCCTCTTTGccttttaaaaggcaaaaaggcTCATTCTAAATCCCTGGACTACCTCAATTTAGACAAAATGAGCATTGAGGAACCTGCTGACACAGACATGTTACAATACCAGCTCCAACACCTTACCCTTAGAGGGGACCGACCGTATGTTTGCAGGAAACAATACATGAACTATGAAGCATAA